The following nucleotide sequence is from Psychroserpens sp. Hel_I_66.
GAAACTATCGAATCCTCTAAACTTGGAGAGACCAGAGAGATTAAAATCCAGCTACCAAGAAATTACAACCCAGAAGGCGATATTCTCTATCCACTAGTCATTGTTTTTGATGGCGATTATCTTTTTGAACCAATGATTGGAAATGCAGATTATCATTCCTATTGGGGAGATATGCCAAAGTCTATAATTGTTGGTGTTAACCAAGCAAAAACAAGAAGTACAGATTTATCTTTTAGTAATGAAACTTATTTTCCATCTGATGAAGGTGGAACCCAATTTTTTGAATTTATAGGAATGGAATTGATTCCATACATAAATCAAAAGTATTTAACATCAAATTTTAGAATTGTAGTTGGGCATGACCAAAGTGCAAATTTTTTAAATTATTATTTATTCAAAGAGAAGCCTTTATTTAGAGGTTACATCGCCTTTAGTCCAGATCTTTCACCAGAGATGTCAAATCGTTTGCTTGAAAAGTTATCTACCACTGTAGAAGACACCTTTTATTACTTAGCAACTGCAGACGATGATGTGAGTGATTTAAGAGAGAATATATTGCAATTTAATACTGCTCTTAGTTCTATAGATAACGAAAAAGTACATTATAGATTTGATGATTTTACAGATGCAGACCATTACTCATTAGTGGGATTGGGGATTCCAAAAGCTATTAACGAAATTTTTGGTTTGTACAAACCTATTAATAAAGATGAATATAGAGATAAAGTGCTCACTTTTGAAGAAGGCCCTTATGCTTACTTGATGAAAAAGTATGAAGACATCGAGTTTTTCTACGGATTTGAAAAGAAAGTAGTCGAAAACGATCTTAGAGCAATTCTAGCAGCTTCAAAAAAGAATAATGATATCGAATCCATGAAAGATTTATCTAAGCTAGCGAAAAAGGAATATTCTGAGTCTATGATAAGTGCATAT
It contains:
- a CDS encoding alpha/beta hydrolase, which translates into the protein MTSQVIYETIESSKLGETREIKIQLPRNYNPEGDILYPLVIVFDGDYLFEPMIGNADYHSYWGDMPKSIIVGVNQAKTRSTDLSFSNETYFPSDEGGTQFFEFIGMELIPYINQKYLTSNFRIVVGHDQSANFLNYYLFKEKPLFRGYIAFSPDLSPEMSNRLLEKLSTTVEDTFYYLATADDDVSDLRENILQFNTALSSIDNEKVHYRFDDFTDADHYSLVGLGIPKAINEIFGLYKPINKDEYRDKVLTFEEGPYAYLMKKYEDIEFFYGFEKKVVENDLRAILAASKKNNDIESMKDLSKLAKKEYSESMISAYYAGQYYEMDGNIKKALQSYQSGLLLEESQFITKDMLLDKIYEIQD